The genome window GCGTCTTATTCGAGGTAGATTTCCCTTTATTCTCAGCCATCAGCGTCACCTCCCTATTTATATTATTTATACCCGAGTTTCATAGAAAGTACTCCGAGGTTCTTCTGTTTCCCATGGTAATAATGGGGAACGCAACCTTCTCTCTGTCTGCCATTAATCTCCTATTTATTTAAAATAATTATTAGTTTATAATTATTTTAAAAGGAGGCTGAATAATGGCTAAACAAGCACTTATCAATAAACAAAAACGTACTGCTAAATATAAAGTACAAGAATATACGCGATGCGAACAATGCGGAAGACCTCATTCTGTATACCGCAAATTTAAATTATGCCGGATTTGCTTAAGAGAATTAGCCTACAAAGGCCAAATTCCTGGACTAAAAAAAGCAAGCTGGTAATATAGAGGAGAATCATGGGGATAGTTTTCTAATTCCCTTTCGTGGTTCTCTTCAAAAAGAGAGACAGTAAAACGTTCTCGTCGCTTCTCCCAATGATATATATGCTCCTATTCTAAACTTAGGTACGTTTCAACATTATCTATTAAATCCGTATAATTCACATTAGTATAATCGGTCACATCCACTTCAAAAAGTCTCCCTAAATTGAATGTGTTATAACCTCTTGTTTTACATCTTTCTATGAACTCTTCATAAGTTAGTAAGTTATCTGCTTTTTCTCTATTAGTTAAATAATCTCCCTTCTTATAAGAATTAACTATATGACTTAAGTGTCTAGTTGGATCTAAGTCTCGTTTTTGCTGACGCATATATAATATATCCAAATCTGCGATTAACCTAATGGTAATTACTTTATAGTTATAATTTCCGCTTAATTTTTCTAGATAAGTTTTTTGTTTATTGCTAAAAGGATAATCTGAAATAATACCGTTATCTCTTTTCATTTGCTTTTCCATTATTTCATAGTATTTTTCCCATGCTATTCTTTCAATTTGCTGCTTCTCTTTTATATTACGAAAGCCGTACCTATCGAAATAGTCCTCTTTTATATCGTCTGGTGAAATCCTGACTAAACCGCCAAGCTTCTTTTTAATAATATTACTTAGAAAGGTCTTCCCAGTTCCTGGATAACCCGCTAATAAAATTAAGACCCCATTCATTTCTAATCACCTCTTCCACTATTCATACAAGAAAAAAGAGTACTTTTTTAAATACTTGTACTCTCTTCTCGCAATAAGGAGCAATATTTTGGGTAATTATTAGACGTTATTTATAGCCCCTTCCTTATTCATGAAAATTTCTATTTTATGTTTTACAATTTCCTTTACAGCTTCATTACATGGAATAATATTGTGTCGCAGGGATTTATTTTCTTTTGTTTCATCAAAATATTTTTTTGCTGTTTTTGTCCAAGTCACCAGTAATTCTGTACCTACATTAAACTTCCGAATACCATTATTTATTAATTCGTGAATATCGTTTTCCTTTACACCTGTTCCTCCATGAATAACTAAAGGTACATCTACTAATCTGTTGATTTCTTTCAATAGCGGTATATTTACATCTGTTTTTGATTTGTATTGTCCATGATTGGTGCCAATGGCAATTGCCAATGCATCTACTCCTGTTGCTTTTACGAATTTCAAAGCATCCTGCGGATCTGTATAAATTTTGTCACTCTCCTCCACATGAATTCCTTCTTCAGTTCCCCCGATAGTTCCTAACTCTCCTTCTACAGATACACCATGCTGGTGAGCATATTCCACTACTACACTTGTCTTCATAATATTTTCCTTAAAGGGCAAGTGAGAACCATCAAACATAACAGATGTAAACCCTTTATCTATCGCTTCTTTAATGTCATTGAAATCACGTGCATGATCCAAATGGAGAACTACATCTACCATCTCCTTAGTAGCCATAGACTTACAAACCGCTACTATGTTTTCATGCCCGATATATTTAGCCGTATCTATACTTGTTTGGATAATGATAGGTGCGCCCATTTCTTTTGCCGCCCGTATCATTTCTGGCAGCATCTCTAAATTATGTGCATTAAAGGCACCTACTGTATAATTTAGTGCCTCGGCTTTACGAGTAACTTCTTTTAATGTTGTATACATATTGTGATTTTCCTCCCTAAATAAGTATCACTTAACACCACGGGTAACATCTTTTGAAATTTGCATCAGCAGATCTATTTTATTCAAAAAAGTCTGTAAATTATCGACATCATTACTTTTCGCTGCTTCTGCTCTTTTCTTGTTATATAGCTTTAATAATGTTTTAAAGCTTTCTCCAATTGTTTTTTTCAGCTGAAGACTTTTTTCTAGTGAAGCTATTGCATTCTCTTCATCACCAAGCTCGTAATAGGCTAAACCTATTTCTTCAAAGACCCTTGCCTGATTCTCAATATTCAACGACTGTACTTCTATTGATTTTCTCGATATAAAACCTAATAATTCTTCTTTCTGATCCTCCGTAAGCTTCTTTTTCGATATGGTATTCTCGTTTTTATTTATCTCTGATTTTCTTTTAAACCACATAAGCATTCCCTCCAAATCCAGTTAATTCCTCTTAGAAGGCCTTCATTAATGGACCAATCAGCCATGCATATAATAAAGCAACTGTTACAGTATCTACATCTGTTGCTGTTGCATTGACAAATCCCATAGAGTTAAAAATGGTTACTAATAGTGCCGGTAATAAGGTGATAAAAAATCCGTGGAATATCCCTCCTATAATGGCACCTCGTCTTCCACCTGTTAGATTTCCAAAAATTCCTGCTGTCCCCCTGCAAAGAAGGCGGTTAATATCCCTGGTAAAATCATCGCTAAACCAAAGACAGGAAGAACAAACATCGCAATGATTGATCCAATGACAGTCGTAATAAAACCAACAATTACCGCATTAGGACTGTAAGGAAAAAGAACTGGACAATCAAGCGCAGGCTTTGCATTTGGAACAACACGCATAGCTATCCCTCTGAACGCCGGGACAATCTCCCCTAATAACAAGCGCACTCCTGATAATAGTACATAAACTCCTACTACAAATTGGATGGATTGCAAGAATGCATACATGATATAATTCGTGCTTCCAGAAAAAGTAGAAGCAAATTCCTCACCGGCAAAAATAGCTGTAATAATGAATAGAGGAACCATCACTGTCATTAAGGAAAGATACGTATCTTGCAAAAATTCTAATTGAGAAGGCAGCTTTATATCTTCCACTGATTTTTTCTTTTCGCCTTTTTCCCCGAATACTTTTGCTACCCCAGCTTCAAAAACATAACCAATTGTACAAAAATGCCCTAATGCAATCTCATCCATACCCGTAATTTTTCGTACAAATGGCTGAGCAATTGCCGGCATAGCGACCGCAAAGATTCCTCCAATTAAACCGCCTACCAGTATTAATGCTAATCCGCGTAAGCCAGCAAAATATCCAAAAACAGTGGTCATAGTAGCCATCCATAATATCGCTTGACCTGTAAGGAATATATATTTCCATCTAGTGAATCGAGCTATTAGAATATTAAAAACAAATATAGCTAAAAAGGTAAGTGCAATATCGCGACCTAACCCCAATTCATTCATAGCCTGACCATTAATAGCCTCTATGGAGGGAATAATCCCTTGCATATGAAAGCCTTCTGTAAAAATCTCTCCGAAATACAGTAAACTTCCTACAATAATACTGGAGCCAGCTGATAAAACCATAAATCCTAACAATGTCTTTAAAGAGCCCGATATAATTTGTCCAGTCGATTTTTTTTGTAAAATAAGTCCAAGCATCGCAATTAAAGCGACCGTAATAGATGCTTGCGTTAAGATATTTTGGATGATAAAGTTTATGACGCTCATTTTTATCCCTCTCTCTACCTATTTATTAAGATAGCACACCTTTTTCTCGTAAAATCGGTGTTAGTTTTTCTTCAATTTCTTGTTTTGAAACAATATTTTTCAAATAGATGATGTGAGTTTTGGCAGGATCAATAGTGAACTTTTCGAATTGAGTCTGGAAGTTTTGTGCCGTAATAATAATGTCTGGTTTTGCTGCCGCGCTTGAGGAAATGTCACTGTGATCTAATTTTGCATTTACTTTTAGTTTATTTAACACATCCTCCGCTGCCATCTGACACGCAAAGCTGCTTCCTAACCCAGCACCACAGACAAATAAAATATTTAACTTTTTCAATTAGCATTCTCCTTTAACTTTTTAATAGTTTGATAGCATTAGCAAAGTCCATTTTTATTGCATGAATTCTTTTCAAACAACTCTTGCTTAAAAATAGCTAGATTATCTGCATGGATTAATCTTTCTACCTTTTGTTTATCATTTATCAAATCAACCAAGCTCTTCATTATGTTTAGATGAGAGTAAGAATCTACAGCTGCTAAGCAAAAAATAATTTTCACAGGATCATTTTCTTCATTTCCAAACATAATTGGTTCTTTCAATGTCATCACACTAATTCCTAATTCATTCACACCGTCTTCTGGTCTAGCATGCGCAAGCGCCAAGTTCTTCCCTATCACAATATAAGGACCGTATTCTTCAACAGAATGAATCATAGCCTCAATATATCTAGCTTCGATAACTTGCTCCTTTACTAAAGGGAGAGAGACTCGCTCAATCACCTCCTTCCAATCTTCACATTCTTGATGGAGTATAATATTCTTATCCCTGAGGATATCTTGTAACATTGGCTGAATCTCCCTTGTATTAAATTTCAAGCGGTGTTGTTTAAAGGTATCTACTAGGTTCAGATAGCTCTCCGCTGTTATCTTTGCACCGCACGCTTCCATTAAGGTTAGTATGTCCTGCAGCATCTTGGTTGCATCTCTTTCATTAGACACTAATCTTCTTTTTTCTTTATTTTGTTCTAAGAAAGCATCAATCTCTTTTTTATCACTTTCTCTTAATATAGGATTAAGCAAAAGGGAGGGTTTCTTAGAATATTCAATCGGAATGGTTGAGAAAATAATGTCTACATCTAACTTGTCGATAAAAGACAGTTCATAGGAACTCAAAACAGTGACTATCTCTATATTGAATTGCTCCTTTAAATTTGCCGCCAACAGCCTTCCTGTAGAAATACCGTGATTACAGACAACTACCGCTTGATAAATATACTGCTCCTCTTGCTTCATCCGACTTGTCGATGTAGAAAAATAAATAGTCAAAAAGCCTATTTCATCCTCTGATAATGGTTTCTTTATATAACTTTCTATATGATTACTAAATCCTGCTACAGCTTGATAAATCCAACTATAGGATTCCTTAATTGTCTCTTTTAATGGATTGAATACCTTTATGTCATTCCTTGCTCTACTGAGTAAGCCTGTAATATGTTTATACAATCCCTCATATAAATCTTCTTCTTCCAAAGAGAAAGGGATAAGTGTTACTTTCTCCACATGAGTGATTAGTTGAATTGTCAATAGCTGTGCTGTAACCCAATCAAGTGAATTACTCATATCTTTCGAATCAAAAGATTCAATCGTAAAGGCAATATATTTCATTTCTGATAGGGAGGGATATAGCTTAAAGCGCTCACAAATATGATCGATAAAATCTCTTATTTGCCCTTCCGTTAATTCTCTTTTTCCTTTTACCGTATCACTAATGGTATTGCCATCATGTATCCGTCTGATCCAAATGGCTAAAAATAAGATAACTTGATTATGATATAAAGGATTAACATCTGGGTTCAACTGCTTCAATTGCTGGTTATACAATTGTGCAATAATCTTTATCCGTTCTCTTTCCAAATAGTTTAATACTAGCCTAGTCTCAAAATTAATTTCCTTCGGCATTCTGCTCGATAGCGTTATATAATCGAAATCTGTCCGATTATTAATGACATCAAAAAGCATCGACCGAATAGACCTTTCATCCCCTTGTAAAACAACTCCTTGCTTCGAAAGACTTACGACTTGAATACCATACTTTTTTAAATACTGACGAATCTTACGCATATCTTCATCCACTGTACTTTTAGATACTTGTAAGCGTCCTTCCATTTCATATAAGAGAGTGGTCTTACTAGTATCAGCAATATCTAAAAGTAATACTAAGAAACGCTCATCAGGATGGTAATATTCTTTCGTTCCTTCCGCATTCATTCGCTCCAATAAGGTTTGTGCATCTCTATGTGCCAGAGTAAGCTGCATTCCCTTCCCTCTTTTTGTGGTAACCAGTGAATAATTGTTGCTTTGGAGAAACTCATTAATTATCATTAATTCATTTCGCAAGGTTCGTTGGCTAATATGGTATTCATTACTTAAATCTTCTAAAGTTAAATACGTATTTGCCGTTAGAAGTCTTTTCAATACTTGTTTTGTGCGTTCCTTCATGAAAAGTAACCCCTTTCATAATTTGATTATAATTAACTGTTTATAAGAAGTTTAGTATATGTTTTTGCAACTTTAACTGGCAAAAATGTAAGCGGTTAAATAATTATTCATATGCATAGTTATTGCATCTTTATCTCATTATCAAAAAAATATGAAATATGATAAATTACATAATTGTAGGCGTAGAAAGTGTCCAGAAAAATCGAACTGGATCATAAATAGAAAGTTCAAATGTTAGTTATTTAAAAAAAGGGAGAACCATCCCTCCGCTTCCTCAAAACCCAAATAATCCCACTTTTTCCTATTACTTTACCGTTTAATCTGCTTCAAATCGTCTATATATAAGAAAAAGGGAGGCGTTATAGATGGTTAAAAATGAAGATTTAAAAAACAAAACAGTGGATCGTGATTTTAAAATAACAGAGGAACAAAAAGAGAAACAGCAAGAAAAGAAAAAAGAGGATAAAGAGAAATAATAATCATAAAAAAGGGTACTTGCTTCAGGAGCTAGTACCCTTTTTATGATTTAATTTATTGCTGAACCTTTATTTTCCCTCTACTACTTCTCTCAATATTTCATAAGATCGTTTCTGTTTTTCAGGGTCATAAATATAAGAAACTGCCATAATTTCATCGACATTAAAGCGTTCCTGAAAAGCTGTAAGCTGGTTGCGAACGGAATCTTTGCTTCCTAAAAGAGTCACGCTAGACATGGATTTGGCCATTTCTTCTTCCTGTGGATTCCAAAGACCATCTAAACTATCCACTGGTGGCTGAAGCGGCATTTGTGTTCCGCGCACAACATTTAGGAAAAATTGATGAGTAGACGTCTGTAAAACAGCTGCCTCTTCATCTGTTTCGGCGGCAATCAGATTTAAACAAACCACCATATATGGCTTATCCAAATACTTCGAAGGTTTGAAACGCTCACGATAAATCTTGATTGCATCTGCCATATATCTCGGTGCAAAATGAGAAGCAAACACATAAGGCAGTCCTAGACTTGCCGCTAAGTAAGCTGAATCTGTAGAAGAACCAAGAATATATATCGGTACATTTGTACCAACACCTGGATGTGCTTTTACATAGCCTTGATCCTCTTCAGGTCCAAAGTACGTTAGAAGAGCATTAACATCCTCTGGGAAGGTATAGACGGAATCCTTTTGCGAACGTCTTAATGCACTCGCAGTCAGCATATCAGTTCCAGGTGCTCTACCAAGTCCTAAATCTACTCGATTTGGATAAATCGTTGCCATCGTTCCAAACTGTTCGGCAACAACTAATGGAGAATGGTTTGGAAGCATCACGCCGCCAGATCCTACGATAATGCTGTCTGTGTGTTCAAGCGTATGCTTAATAAGAATTGCAGTTGCCGAACTAACAAGTGTAGATGTATTATGATGCTCTGCAATCCAATAACGTTTATAGCCCATTTTCTCTGTTGCTTGAGCTAAATCCACCATTGATTCAATAGCTTCTTTAGAAGTTTGTCCCTCTCGAATCGGGGCAAGGTTTAATACGGATATAGGTATATTTAAATTTGCCATTTTGCAAGATCCTTTCTTATTTAAGTCATTCTTAATCATATCAATTGCCTTACAGGAAAAAAATTATTTGCTTGCGGAGCACCACAGGAATAGAAAAGGAAGGATAAATAGCCATATAACTCATGAAAATATTGTTCCCTATTCAGTCACAAACATCCTTATGATCCACTCTAAAAGAAGCAGAAGATACTCCCCTCTGCTTCTATTTATACCATTGGATAGTTTGGGCTATACCGGTTTGAAATGTAAAAGTTGGCTGCCAGCCTAAAGCTGTTATTTTTGTTGGATCGATGGCATATCGTTTGTCGTGGCCGAGGCGGTCCGGGACGAATTCGATTAGATCTTCTGACTTACCTAGTATGTTTATAATGGTTCTTACTACTTCTAAGTTTGTTCGTTCATTATGTCCACCAATGTTATAGACTTCTCCATTTTCGCCTTTATGGAGCACTAAATCGATGGCTGCACAGTGATCAAATACATGTAGCCAGTCACGAATATTCTTCCCGTCTCCATATATAGGAATCTTTTGATCGTTTAAAACACGAGAAATCGTCAAGGGGATTAATTTCTCAGGAAATTGATAGGGTCCGTAATTATTCGAACAACGGGTAATATTAATTGGCAAACCATATGTATGATGAAAGGCACGAACAAGCATATCTGAAGATGCTTTACTTGCACTATAGGGACTATTGGGTTGAAGTGGGCTATCTTCCGTAAAGAAAGAAGTGAAATCGAAGTCTAATTCTCCATATACTTCATCAGTTGAAACATGTAGAAACTTTGTTACGCCAATTGTTTTTGCCGCATCTAATAATACTTGCGTGCCAAGAACATTTGTCCTTACAAAAATTTCTGGATTTGTAATGGAGCGATCAACATGGCTTTCTGCTGCAAAATGTGTTACGTAGTCGAACCTCTCTTTTTCAAAAAGAGCAAGGATGGTATCTCTATCTACAATATCTGCCTTAATAAAATGATAATTCTTCTTTCCTTCTATTGTTTTATGCTTTATTAAATCACCTGCATATGTTAGTAAATCCAAATTATAAATTTCATAATCCGGATATTTATTCACCATATATTGAACAAAATTTCCTCCAATAAACCCTGCCCCACCTGTTACTAAGACCTTCTTTCTCGCCATTTCACTTACCTCCTTCTCTTTTATATATAAAGCATTTATCTCTCTTTACTATTGGAATACAGTATGTCTATATTTATTATAATGAAAATTTCCCTGCCAATATAGACAAACAAAAAAACACTGCTTTCTTCAGATTTTTGTTCATCCATATAAGAAAGAGCGGTTGGGTTATAAAAAGAAATTCCTATACTTGTAATTTGCAATTCATTGCATCCTTTTAGCAAAGACAGAGACAGGAGAATTGTCCCCCTAAAAAAGGTACTAGCTATTTTCAGCTAGTACCTTTTTATCCTTCTTTATTGTAAATTCTCACTCAACATATCATGCACTTTCGTTTTTTCTTCTTCTGGAACATTTAAATAATAGGTTTGTCCGGGAGGAGTGCCTTGTCCTTTTACTTCATATTGCTCTACAGATTTTCGCACATCACGGTAATTTTTCTGTATGGTCATCATTTGATCAAACGTAATGTTTGTTTTTACATTTACTCCAAGGGCATCTAGTATTTCATCAAAATGAGCTACTGTTGATATTCCTGTGGCCTTGTCAATAATAGCCGTAATGACTTCCCTTTGTCTA of Niallia circulans contains these proteins:
- a CDS encoding type Z 30S ribosomal protein S14; protein product: MAKQALINKQKRTAKYKVQEYTRCEQCGRPHSVYRKFKLCRICLRELAYKGQIPGLKKASW
- a CDS encoding AAA family ATPase, coding for MNGVLILLAGYPGTGKTFLSNIIKKKLGGLVRISPDDIKEDYFDRYGFRNIKEKQQIERIAWEKYYEIMEKQMKRDNGIISDYPFSNKQKTYLEKLSGNYNYKVITIRLIADLDILYMRQQKRDLDPTRHLSHIVNSYKKGDYLTNREKADNLLTYEEFIERCKTRGYNTFNLGRLFEVDVTDYTNVNYTDLIDNVETYLSLE
- a CDS encoding class II fructose-bisphosphate aldolase; amino-acid sequence: MYTTLKEVTRKAEALNYTVGAFNAHNLEMLPEMIRAAKEMGAPIIIQTSIDTAKYIGHENIVAVCKSMATKEMVDVVLHLDHARDFNDIKEAIDKGFTSVMFDGSHLPFKENIMKTSVVVEYAHQHGVSVEGELGTIGGTEEGIHVEESDKIYTDPQDALKFVKATGVDALAIAIGTNHGQYKSKTDVNIPLLKEINRLVDVPLVIHGGTGVKENDIHELINNGIRKFNVGTELLVTWTKTAKKYFDETKENKSLRHNIIPCNEAVKEIVKHKIEIFMNKEGAINNV
- a CDS encoding PTS sugar transporter subunit IIB, giving the protein MKKLNILFVCGAGLGSSFACQMAAEDVLNKLKVNAKLDHSDISSSAAAKPDIIITAQNFQTQFEKFTIDPAKTHIIYLKNIVSKQEIEEKLTPILREKGVLS
- a CDS encoding BglG family transcription antiterminator, whose amino-acid sequence is MKERTKQVLKRLLTANTYLTLEDLSNEYHISQRTLRNELMIINEFLQSNNYSLVTTKRGKGMQLTLAHRDAQTLLERMNAEGTKEYYHPDERFLVLLLDIADTSKTTLLYEMEGRLQVSKSTVDEDMRKIRQYLKKYGIQVVSLSKQGVVLQGDERSIRSMLFDVINNRTDFDYITLSSRMPKEINFETRLVLNYLERERIKIIAQLYNQQLKQLNPDVNPLYHNQVILFLAIWIRRIHDGNTISDTVKGKRELTEGQIRDFIDHICERFKLYPSLSEMKYIAFTIESFDSKDMSNSLDWVTAQLLTIQLITHVEKVTLIPFSLEEEDLYEGLYKHITGLLSRARNDIKVFNPLKETIKESYSWIYQAVAGFSNHIESYIKKPLSEDEIGFLTIYFSTSTSRMKQEEQYIYQAVVVCNHGISTGRLLAANLKEQFNIEIVTVLSSYELSFIDKLDVDIIFSTIPIEYSKKPSLLLNPILRESDKKEIDAFLEQNKEKRRLVSNERDATKMLQDILTLMEACGAKITAESYLNLVDTFKQHRLKFNTREIQPMLQDILRDKNIILHQECEDWKEVIERVSLPLVKEQVIEARYIEAMIHSVEEYGPYIVIGKNLALAHARPEDGVNELGISVMTLKEPIMFGNEENDPVKIIFCLAAVDSYSHLNIMKSLVDLINDKQKVERLIHADNLAIFKQELFEKNSCNKNGLC
- a CDS encoding LLM class flavin-dependent oxidoreductase produces the protein MANLNIPISVLNLAPIREGQTSKEAIESMVDLAQATEKMGYKRYWIAEHHNTSTLVSSATAILIKHTLEHTDSIIVGSGGVMLPNHSPLVVAEQFGTMATIYPNRVDLGLGRAPGTDMLTASALRRSQKDSVYTFPEDVNALLTYFGPEEDQGYVKAHPGVGTNVPIYILGSSTDSAYLAASLGLPYVFASHFAPRYMADAIKIYRERFKPSKYLDKPYMVVCLNLIAAETDEEAAVLQTSTHQFFLNVVRGTQMPLQPPVDSLDGLWNPQEEEMAKSMSSVTLLGSKDSVRNQLTAFQERFNVDEIMAVSYIYDPEKQKRSYEILREVVEGK
- the rfbB gene encoding dTDP-glucose 4,6-dehydratase: MARKKVLVTGGAGFIGGNFVQYMVNKYPDYEIYNLDLLTYAGDLIKHKTIEGKKNYHFIKADIVDRDTILALFEKERFDYVTHFAAESHVDRSITNPEIFVRTNVLGTQVLLDAAKTIGVTKFLHVSTDEVYGELDFDFTSFFTEDSPLQPNSPYSASKASSDMLVRAFHHTYGLPINITRCSNNYGPYQFPEKLIPLTISRVLNDQKIPIYGDGKNIRDWLHVFDHCAAIDLVLHKGENGEVYNIGGHNERTNLEVVRTIINILGKSEDLIEFVPDRLGHDKRYAIDPTKITALGWQPTFTFQTGIAQTIQWYK